In the Deltaproteobacteria bacterium genome, one interval contains:
- the ribB gene encoding 3,4-dihydroxy-2-butanone-4-phosphate synthase — MPIATIEEAIEDYRLGKMVILMDDKDRENEGDLCMAAEKVTPAAINFMATHGRGLICLPLTEERVRHLGLSMMVSDNTSPFGTAFTVSIDSASGITTGISAADRAKTILDAIADDAKPSDLVTPGHIFPLRARDGGVLVRAGQTEGSVDLARLAGLKPAGVICEIMKDDGTMARQPDLLRFAKKHKLKVVTNADLIQYRLNYDSLVYRAATAPLPTRVGGDFQAIVYNTHVDDNEHLALIKGEISAKDEILVRVHTKYIPGDVFGFELLNTGTVIQRSMEIIAKAGKGVILYLQPKLRAHHPTMMAYPRVEGKQQKDMNRSFVYQADFKEYGIGAQILRDIGVRKMRLLTNNKKHLVGLRGYGLEVTSLVPIPREPAVRELAKPKTKVKHA; from the coding sequence ATGCCTATCGCGACCATCGAAGAAGCTATTGAAGATTATCGTCTCGGCAAAATGGTCATCCTCATGGATGACAAAGACCGCGAGAACGAAGGCGATCTCTGTATGGCGGCAGAAAAGGTCACGCCCGCAGCGATCAATTTCATGGCCACCCATGGCCGCGGCTTGATCTGTCTACCGCTTACCGAGGAACGGGTGCGACATCTCGGCTTATCGATGATGGTGTCAGACAACACTTCACCGTTCGGCACCGCCTTTACGGTGTCCATCGACTCAGCCAGCGGCATCACCACTGGCATCTCCGCCGCCGACCGCGCCAAAACCATTCTCGACGCCATCGCCGACGATGCCAAACCATCGGACCTGGTGACGCCCGGTCACATCTTTCCCCTGCGGGCGCGCGACGGCGGCGTGTTAGTGCGCGCCGGCCAAACCGAAGGTTCGGTGGATTTGGCGCGGCTCGCTGGGCTCAAACCGGCGGGCGTTATTTGCGAGATCATGAAAGACGACGGCACCATGGCCCGCCAACCGGACCTGTTGCGCTTTGCCAAAAAGCATAAGCTCAAGGTGGTCACCAACGCCGACCTGATTCAGTACCGCTTGAACTACGATTCGCTGGTCTATCGCGCCGCCACCGCGCCGCTGCCGACTCGAGTAGGCGGCGATTTCCAAGCCATCGTCTACAACACCCATGTCGACGACAACGAACATCTGGCTTTGATCAAAGGTGAGATTTCGGCCAAGGACGAAATCCTGGTGCGCGTCCACACCAAATATATTCCCGGCGATGTCTTCGGCTTCGAGCTGCTCAATACCGGCACAGTGATCCAGCGCTCAATGGAAATCATCGCCAAAGCCGGCAAAGGCGTGATCCTCTATCTGCAGCCAAAGCTGCGGGCGCACCACCCAACCATGATGGCCTACCCGCGAGTCGAGGGTAAGCAGCAGAAGGACATGAACCGATCTTTCGTTTACCAGGCCGACTTCAAAGAATACGGCATCGGCGCGCAGATCCTACGCGACATCGGCGTGCGCAAAATGCGATTGCTGACCAACAACAAAAAACATCTGGTCGGCCTGCGCGGTTATGGCTTGGAAGTGACTTCATTGGTACCGATCCCGCGCGAGCCCGCCGTGCGCGAATTGGCAAAGCCCAAGACAAAAGTGAAACACGCGTAA
- a CDS encoding ABC transporter substrate-binding protein translates to MGKVRLTLSCWDYDRTRALQDGRVEVEGVDLTYLPLRVEETFWRMLRYGEFDVAEMSTGSFLMSRDKGAPRFIGIPVFPSKTFRHSCIYINTDSGIKKPADMAGKRVGVPEYQITMATWARGVLQHEYGVLPEKMKWFTGGEESPGRQDKVQHKLPSNIDIQAIAGDKTLSGMLERGEIDAMISAHMPSPFVRRHPKVQRLIPNFREVEADYFKRTKIFPIMHTIVIREEVYEAHPWIAQSLFKAFNESKRLCQEAMYEFSALKYMMAWSIDEMEKERELLGADPWAYGLEANRHILETLIQYTHEQGLISKKLEVDSLFAKSTLEEFKI, encoded by the coding sequence ATGGGAAAAGTTCGTTTGACGTTGTCTTGTTGGGATTATGACCGCACTCGGGCGTTGCAAGACGGCCGGGTCGAAGTGGAGGGCGTCGATTTAACTTATCTGCCGTTGCGCGTCGAAGAGACGTTTTGGCGCATGCTGCGCTACGGCGAGTTCGATGTCGCCGAGATGTCCACCGGTTCGTTTCTCATGTCGCGCGATAAGGGCGCGCCGCGCTTCATCGGCATCCCGGTTTTTCCGTCGAAGACTTTTCGCCACTCGTGCATTTATATCAATACCGATTCCGGCATCAAAAAACCGGCGGACATGGCTGGCAAAAGGGTCGGCGTGCCGGAATATCAAATCACCATGGCGACCTGGGCGCGCGGCGTCTTGCAACATGAATACGGCGTGCTGCCGGAAAAAATGAAATGGTTCACCGGCGGCGAAGAATCTCCCGGCCGTCAAGATAAGGTCCAGCACAAACTGCCGTCCAACATTGATATCCAAGCGATCGCCGGCGACAAGACGTTGTCCGGCATGCTCGAACGGGGCGAGATCGACGCGATGATTTCGGCGCATATGCCGTCGCCCTTCGTGCGCCGCCACCCCAAGGTGCAGCGCTTGATTCCCAACTTCCGCGAAGTGGAAGCGGACTATTTCAAACGCACGAAGATTTTTCCGATCATGCACACTATCGTCATTCGCGAAGAGGTTTACGAAGCGCATCCGTGGATCGCCCAGAGCCTGTTCAAAGCCTTCAACGAATCCAAGCGGCTGTGCCAAGAAGCGATGTACGAATTTTCCGCGTTGAAGTACATGATGGCTTGGTCCATCGACGAGATGGAAAAGGAGCGCGAGCTGCTCGGCGCCGATCCCTGGGCGTACGGCTTGGAAGCCAATCGCCATATTCTAGAAACCTTGATTCAGTACACCCACGAGCAAGGCTTGATCAGCAAGAAACTCGAAGTCGATTCCTTGTTTGCCAAGAGCACGCTTGAGGAGTTCAAAATTTAG
- a CDS encoding 2-dehydropantoate 2-reductase, giving the protein MRIAVMGSGAVGGYFGAKLAAAGHEVCFIARGRHLEAMQSSGLRVQSVNGDLHVENAQCSDAPNSVGQVDLVLFCVKSYDTESAGQAIAPMVSNRTKILSLQNGIDNPDKLAKFYGAAQVLPAVVYIGAQLSAPGMITHSTGGRIIFGQLDGTVNDETKALAEFFSAAGIPNEVSAGIRKVQWSKLLWNAPFCAISCLTRANTREIVESPALTELALACMAEVRQAARADGIELPAQLCDDTLAFSKTMGDFKPSMLQDLEADKPLEYEAFNGIVIKRLAAHGQAASVNETFYAMLKFVDQQIRREAKR; this is encoded by the coding sequence ATGCGCATTGCGGTAATGGGAAGTGGAGCGGTGGGCGGCTACTTCGGCGCCAAACTGGCGGCCGCCGGCCATGAAGTTTGTTTTATCGCCCGCGGCCGGCACCTCGAAGCGATGCAAAGCAGCGGCCTGCGGGTGCAGAGCGTCAACGGCGATCTGCATGTCGAGAACGCCCAATGCAGCGACGCACCGAATTCGGTGGGCCAAGTCGACCTGGTGCTCTTCTGCGTAAAATCCTATGACACCGAAAGCGCCGGCCAGGCGATTGCACCGATGGTGTCCAATCGAACGAAAATTCTCTCGTTACAAAACGGCATCGACAATCCCGACAAGCTGGCGAAATTTTACGGCGCGGCCCAAGTCCTGCCCGCAGTCGTTTATATCGGCGCGCAACTTTCCGCACCGGGCATGATCACGCACTCGACTGGCGGGCGCATCATCTTCGGCCAGTTGGACGGCACAGTTAATGACGAGACCAAAGCCTTGGCGGAATTTTTTTCCGCCGCCGGAATTCCCAACGAAGTCAGCGCTGGAATTCGCAAAGTCCAATGGAGCAAACTTTTGTGGAACGCGCCGTTTTGCGCCATCAGCTGCTTGACCCGCGCCAACACCCGCGAGATCGTCGAGTCGCCAGCGCTAACTGAATTGGCGTTAGCTTGCATGGCGGAAGTGCGCCAAGCGGCGCGCGCTGATGGGATCGAACTACCGGCGCAGCTTTGCGACGACACACTGGCGTTTTCTAAAACCATGGGCGATTTCAAGCCGTCGATGTTGCAAGATCTCGAAGCCGACAAGCCGCTCGAATATGAAGCCTTCAACGGCATCGTCATCAAGCGGCTCGCAGCTCATGGTCAAGCGGCGTCAGTCAACGAAACGTTTTATGCGATGCTAAAATTTGTCGATCAACAAATTCGTCGGGAGGCCAAGCGCTAA